A part of Ursus arctos isolate Adak ecotype North America chromosome X, UrsArc2.0, whole genome shotgun sequence genomic DNA contains:
- the CYSLTR1 gene encoding cysteinyl leukotriene receptor 1: MDGVGNLTASSANNNTCSDTIDDFRNQVYSTLYSMISVVGFFGNSFVLYVLIKTYHEKSAFQVYMINLAVADLLCVCTLPLRVVYYVHKGIWFFGDFLCRLSTYALYVNLYCSIFFMTAMSFFRCIAIVFPVQNINLVTQKKARFVCVGIWIFVILASSPFLMSTSYKDEKNNTKCFEPPQNNQAKHHVLVLHYVSLLVGFIIPFVVIIVCYTMIILTLLKNSMKKNLSSRKKAIGMIIVVTAAFLISFMPYHIQRTIHLHFLHNETKACDSVLRMQKSVVITLSLAASNCCFDPLLYFFSGGNFRRRLSTFRKHSLSSVTYVPKKKASLPEKGEETCKE; encoded by the coding sequence ATGGATGGAGTCGGGAATCTGACAGCATCTTCTGCCAATAATAACACGTGCAGTGACACTATTGATGACTTCCGCAATCAAGTGTATTCCACCTTGTACTCTATGATCTCCGTTGTGGGCTTCTTTGGCAATAGCTTTGTGCTCTATGTCCTCATAAAAACATATCATGAGAAGTCAGCTTTCCAAGTATACATGATTAATTTGGCAGTAGCAGATCTGCTCTGCGTGTGTACGCTGCCTCTCCGCGTAGTCTATTATGTTCACAAAGGCATTTGGTTTTTTGGTGACTTTTTGTGCCgcctcagcacctatgccttgtATGTCAACCTCTATTGTAGTATCTTCTTTATGACAGCCATGAGCTTTTTCCGGTGTATTGCAATTGTTTTTCCAGTCCAGAACATTAATTTGGTCACACAGAAGAAAGCCAGGTTTGTGTGCGTTGGCATTTGGATTTTTGTGATTCTGGCCAGTTCTCCATTTTTAATGTCCACATCTtacaaagatgagaaaaataataccaaGTGCTTTGAGCCTCCACAGAACAATCAGGCTAAACATCATGTTTTGGTCTTGCATTATGTGTCATTGTTAGTCGGATTTATTATTCCTTTTGTTGTTATAATTGTCTGTTACACAATGATCATTTTAACCTTActtaaaaattcaatgaagaaaaatctATCAAGCCGTAAAAAAGCTATAGGAATGATCATAGTTGTGACAGCCGCCTTTTTGATCAGCTTCATGCCATATCATATTCAACGCACCATTCACCTTCATTTTTTACACAATGAAACTAAAGCCTGTGATTCTGTTCTTAGAATGCAAAAGTCAGTGGTCATAACCTTGTCTCTGGCTGCATCAAATTGTTGCTTTGACCCTCTCCTATATTTCTTTTCAGGGGGGAACTTTAGGAGAAGACTCTCTACATTTAGAAAGCATTCCTTGTCCAGTGTGACTTACGTACCCAAGAAAAAGGCCTCTTTgccagaaaaaggagaagaaacatgtaaagaataa